A part of Streptomyces sp. NBC_01235 genomic DNA contains:
- a CDS encoding ankyrin repeat domain-containing protein — translation MNRRRQKKLTKRLVAAARFERGPQVDQLLRAGADPAAADVDGTTPLYAACVQGAADTARRLLAAGAPPDAESAGLGAEGTPLCAAACWGYTDTVRTLLAHGADPNRREDHGTGLTPLEWATAGPHPETVDVLRAAGAH, via the coding sequence GTGAACAGGAGACGGCAGAAGAAACTGACGAAGCGTCTGGTGGCGGCGGCGAGGTTCGAGAGGGGCCCTCAGGTCGACCAGCTGCTTCGGGCCGGCGCCGATCCGGCGGCAGCCGACGTCGACGGAACAACTCCTTTGTACGCGGCCTGCGTTCAGGGGGCCGCCGACACCGCCCGTCGGCTGCTCGCGGCCGGAGCCCCACCCGACGCCGAGAGTGCCGGCCTCGGTGCCGAGGGAACGCCCTTGTGCGCGGCGGCCTGTTGGGGTTACACCGATACGGTCCGCACCCTCCTCGCCCACGGCGCCGACCCCAACCGCCGCGAGGACCACGGCACCGGACTGACGCCGCTGGAGTGGGCGACCGCCGGACCGCACCCGGAGACCGTCGATGTACTGCGCGCGGCCGGTGCCCACTGA
- a CDS encoding GTP-binding protein gives MAGSDPTTPTAHPAPSAEPAAAPDTVKILIAGGFGVGKTTMVGAVSEIAPLRTEEPLTVAGLDVDDLKGIEEKRSTTVALDFGRITIGDDLVLYLFGTPGQQRFWFMWNDLAIGALGAVVLIDVRRPESSFAAIDFFERRGIPFVVAVNGFHGLHPYPTEEIRESLALPQHVPVLLCDARERESCRDVLIALIDRLIDDVDKVDRRPSPAH, from the coding sequence TTGGCCGGATCTGATCCCACCACTCCCACCGCTCACCCCGCTCCCTCCGCCGAGCCGGCAGCGGCACCCGACACGGTGAAGATCCTCATCGCCGGCGGTTTCGGCGTCGGCAAGACCACCATGGTCGGGGCGGTCAGTGAGATCGCGCCGCTGCGCACGGAGGAGCCGCTGACCGTCGCGGGACTGGACGTCGACGACCTGAAGGGCATCGAGGAGAAGCGGTCCACCACCGTCGCCCTCGACTTCGGACGGATCACCATCGGCGACGACCTGGTGCTGTATCTCTTCGGCACGCCCGGCCAGCAGCGGTTCTGGTTCATGTGGAACGACCTGGCGATCGGTGCCCTGGGGGCGGTGGTCCTCATCGACGTGCGCAGGCCGGAGTCCAGCTTCGCCGCGATCGACTTCTTCGAGCGCCGGGGCATCCCTTTCGTCGTCGCGGTAAACGGTTTCCACGGATTGCATCCGTATCCGACGGAGGAGATCAGGGAATCGCTTGCGCTGCCGCAACACGTTCCGGTGCTGTTGTGCGACGCGCGGGAACGGGAGTCGTGCCGGGACGTACTGATCGCGCTGATCGACCGGCTGATCGACGACGTCGACAAGGTCGACCGTCGGCCGAGCCCGGCGCACTGA
- a CDS encoding sensor histidine kinase, with the protein MSPRTGARRRRLGSIRLSLILLALVPSVTLAAMWGVTTTQMFSEGLRLRAQTELSRATGAMGTEATLSLQRERSLSAVWLASPDGSRAALETQRKQTDAAVAKLAARKDDIQRAPARVRDRLYSVVASVGSLEYYRGQVDEPTDITAAQALDQYTSIIDDQIHAFQELSQVDDGDLTSQAGPLVALEHAAELVSEEDLHLTLAGPKQRMDQKAWAAFAQLVNTRRWLVQDQIVPSLTGTAKAQTEKILTSYQWQTLQSVEDKVLAARAKQSENGDIALPDVQKVWRAALIDVSDQYSALIQQQTTTLLQHSADESRGLLIKAASLSAGGLVALLLCVGMSWRITRSLSRRLRGLRMATLSLAHERLPDVVARLDRGETVDVDSATPPLDYGTDELGQVAKAFNTAQRTAVHTAVELADTRRGFQKVILGIARQSQNLVNLQLSKLDALERRHQDPDILGGLYELDSTASQLRRYEENLVIISGGRPGRSWSEPVALIDILRSAVGEVAEYRRVEVHTEEEVCIAPPAVADVIHLLAELIDNATSYSPAPSPVGVRAALVAKGLAIEVEDRGLGMSEEDYVSFNAQLAVPPQFDVVALADDLRLGMFVIARLATRHRIAVTLRSSPYGGTTAIVLVPHEIVVREAPGTETPVASVSRKPTTAGPLTPEADLPTPGRGRSDEGAGAPSGAVRETAGAATPGVDEARLTGGETPETSGAAQETSPPARQTATPAQTMSTREREHSRPGPEHDRSPFPAQDPSDRTPDSPSLSPSASASAPPAGSTSEPVTDSPSPAGDTSPTSHSPLPRRTTSNPAHHSREVATAPVRADGAAARPVGLAPLPRRVPQTSLATELREDSASSVSAEEDGFPDDFTAERAASSLAGFQRGTLRAQADTDTDTDSSADTDSSAGSVSGAGAGADSGVDVALSGLQETSAEEAAPGPPVAAAGTAQTPTPPADRS; encoded by the coding sequence ATGTCTCCACGGACAGGTGCCCGGCGCCGCCGTCTCGGCTCCATACGTCTCTCCCTGATTCTCCTGGCGCTGGTGCCCAGCGTCACCCTCGCCGCCATGTGGGGTGTGACGACGACCCAGATGTTCTCGGAGGGGCTGCGGCTGCGCGCGCAGACCGAACTGAGCCGGGCGACCGGTGCCATGGGCACCGAGGCGACGCTCTCGCTGCAGCGGGAACGCAGTCTGTCGGCCGTGTGGCTGGCCTCGCCGGACGGTTCCCGGGCCGCGCTGGAGACACAGCGCAAGCAGACGGACGCGGCGGTCGCCAAGCTGGCCGCCCGGAAGGACGACATCCAGCGGGCGCCCGCCCGGGTCAGGGACCGGCTGTACTCGGTCGTCGCCTCGGTGGGCAGCCTGGAGTACTACCGGGGCCAGGTGGACGAACCCACCGATATCACCGCAGCGCAGGCGCTGGACCAGTACACCTCGATCATCGACGACCAGATCCACGCCTTCCAGGAGCTGTCCCAGGTCGACGACGGCGACCTCACCTCGCAGGCCGGCCCGCTCGTCGCCCTGGAACACGCGGCCGAACTGGTCTCCGAGGAGGACCTGCACCTCACGCTGGCCGGGCCGAAGCAGCGGATGGACCAGAAGGCGTGGGCCGCGTTCGCGCAGTTGGTGAACACGCGGCGCTGGCTCGTGCAGGACCAGATCGTCCCCTCGCTCACCGGCACCGCGAAGGCGCAGACCGAGAAGATCCTGACGAGCTACCAGTGGCAGACCCTTCAATCCGTCGAGGACAAGGTGCTCGCGGCCCGCGCGAAACAGAGCGAAAACGGTGACATCGCGTTGCCGGACGTGCAGAAGGTGTGGCGCGCCGCGCTCATCGACGTCTCCGACCAGTATTCGGCACTCATCCAGCAGCAGACCACCACGCTGTTGCAGCACAGCGCGGACGAATCGCGCGGGCTGCTCATCAAGGCCGCCTCGCTGAGCGCCGGCGGTCTCGTCGCCCTGCTGCTGTGCGTCGGCATGTCCTGGCGGATCACCCGCTCGCTGTCGCGGCGGCTGCGCGGGCTGCGGATGGCCACGCTGAGCCTGGCGCACGAACGGCTGCCGGACGTGGTGGCCCGGCTGGACCGGGGGGAGACCGTCGACGTGGACTCGGCGACCCCGCCGCTGGACTACGGCACCGACGAACTCGGCCAGGTGGCCAAGGCGTTCAACACGGCGCAGCGCACCGCCGTACACACCGCGGTCGAACTCGCCGACACCCGGCGCGGTTTCCAGAAGGTCATCCTCGGCATCGCCCGGCAGAGCCAGAACCTGGTCAACCTCCAGCTCAGCAAGCTCGACGCGCTGGAGCGCCGGCACCAGGACCCCGACATCCTGGGCGGCCTGTACGAACTGGACTCCACCGCGAGCCAGTTGCGACGCTACGAGGAGAACCTCGTCATCATCAGCGGCGGCCGGCCAGGACGCAGCTGGTCTGAGCCGGTGGCGCTGATCGACATCCTGCGCAGCGCCGTCGGAGAGGTGGCCGAGTACCGGCGGGTGGAGGTGCACACCGAGGAAGAGGTGTGCATCGCGCCGCCCGCCGTGGCCGATGTGATCCATCTGCTCGCCGAGCTCATCGACAACGCGACCTCCTACTCTCCGGCGCCCAGCCCGGTCGGGGTACGGGCCGCGCTGGTGGCCAAGGGTCTGGCGATCGAGGTCGAGGACCGTGGCCTCGGCATGTCCGAGGAGGACTACGTCTCGTTCAACGCGCAGTTGGCGGTCCCTCCGCAGTTCGACGTGGTGGCGCTCGCCGACGACCTGCGTCTGGGCATGTTCGTGATCGCCCGGCTCGCGACCCGGCATCGCATCGCCGTGACCCTGCGCTCCTCGCCGTACGGCGGCACCACCGCCATCGTCCTGGTCCCGCACGAGATCGTGGTCCGCGAGGCTCCCGGCACCGAAACGCCAGTGGCAAGCGTCTCCCGCAAACCGACGACCGCTGGACCCCTCACCCCGGAGGCGGACCTCCCGACGCCCGGACGGGGCAGGTCGGACGAGGGGGCGGGGGCGCCGTCCGGTGCGGTGCGGGAAACGGCCGGCGCGGCGACGCCCGGGGTCGACGAAGCGAGGCTGACAGGCGGCGAGACTCCGGAAACATCCGGAGCGGCACAGGAAACATCCCCGCCGGCACGGCAGACGGCCACCCCGGCACAGACCATGTCCACCCGAGAGCGGGAGCACAGCAGGCCCGGCCCCGAGCACGACCGGTCGCCCTTCCCGGCACAAGACCCCTCCGACCGGACACCCGACTCCCCGTCCCTGTCCCCGTCCGCGTCCGCGTCCGCGCCCCCGGCGGGCAGTACGTCGGAGCCGGTAACCGACTCTCCGTCCCCGGCGGGCGATACGTCCCCGACGAGCCACTCCCCACTCCCGAGGCGCACGACGTCGAACCCGGCACACCACTCTCGCGAGGTGGCGACGGCGCCGGTCCGGGCCGACGGGGCGGCCGCCCGCCCCGTCGGCCTCGCCCCGCTGCCACGCCGGGTGCCGCAGACCAGCCTCGCCACCGAGTTGCGCGAGGACTCCGCGTCGTCTGTTTCCGCCGAAGAAGACGGTTTCCCGGACGACTTCACCGCGGAGCGCGCTGCCTCTTCCCTCGCCGGTTTCCAGCGCGGCACGCTGCGGGCACAGGCCGACACCGACACCGACACCGACTCCAGCGCCGACACCGACTCCAGCGCCGGCTCCGTCTCCGGCGCTGGCGCGGGCGCTGACTCCGGCGTCGACGTGGCACTGTCGGGCCTACAGGAGACGTCCGCCGAGGAGGCCGCCCCCGGACCGCCGGTCGCCGCCGCAGGCACCGCCCAGACCCCGACACCGCCCGCCGACCGCTCATGA
- a CDS encoding roadblock/LC7 domain-containing protein, translated as MTHSVPGTNTQLDQLLTGLVDRVADVNQAVVLSEDGLVVSKSTGFLREDAERLAATASGLMSLSKGVSMDFRGGPVRQALIEMAHTYLILTSAGPGAHLVVLAGKNADVGVVAYQMNMLVKKIGEHLSAAPRAHVGPAVRTNGG; from the coding sequence ATGACACACTCCGTCCCCGGCACGAACACCCAGCTCGACCAGCTGCTCACCGGTCTCGTGGACCGGGTCGCCGACGTGAACCAGGCCGTCGTCCTCTCCGAGGACGGACTGGTGGTCAGCAAGTCCACCGGTTTTCTGCGGGAGGACGCCGAGCGGCTGGCGGCGACAGCGTCCGGTCTGATGAGCCTCAGCAAGGGCGTCAGCATGGACTTCCGCGGCGGGCCGGTGCGCCAGGCACTCATCGAGATGGCCCACACCTACCTGATCCTCACCTCTGCCGGGCCGGGCGCCCATCTCGTCGTGCTGGCCGGGAAGAACGCGGACGTCGGTGTGGTGGCCTACCAGATGAACATGCTGGTGAAGAAGATCGGCGAGCACCTCAGCGCGGCGCCGCGGGCCCATGTCGGTCCCGCCGTCCGCACCAACGGCGGGTGA
- a CDS encoding DUF742 domain-containing protein — protein sequence MSVGDEAGRLVRPFTLTGGRTRPSRADFTLITTVTAVDPPPERAARPQPEHTRILRLCARPVAVAELAAHLDLPVSVVVIMLCDLLEAGLITARPPRAVTGARDLDLLQKVRDGLGRI from the coding sequence GTGAGCGTAGGCGACGAAGCGGGCCGGCTCGTCAGGCCGTTCACCCTCACCGGTGGGCGAACCCGGCCCAGCCGCGCCGACTTCACGCTCATCACGACGGTGACCGCGGTCGACCCGCCGCCCGAGCGGGCCGCGAGGCCGCAGCCGGAGCACACCCGGATCCTGCGGCTGTGCGCCCGGCCGGTCGCCGTGGCGGAGCTCGCGGCCCACCTCGACCTGCCGGTGAGCGTGGTCGTCATCATGCTCTGCGACCTGCTGGAGGCGGGCCTGATCACGGCCCGGCCACCCCGTGCCGTCACCGGTGCCCGGGACCTGGACCTGCTGCAGAAAGTGAGGGACGGCCTTGGCCGGATCTGA
- a CDS encoding substrate-binding domain-containing protein — protein MNTPLPAPPSPGSLRSLRLAALAAACCLLLAGCSGATSSGSDMDAAGRAGNRIKITLVTHGAQGDAFWELVRKGAEAAAAKDGVDLTYASDSDAAGQAELVRDAVGNRVDGIAVTLAKPQAMKSPVAEAKAAGIPVVGLNSGIDAWRSVGLLEHFGQDESVAGRAVGGKLDGLGAKHALCVIHERGNIALEARCAGVKKAFTGETEMLYVDGTDMDAMASAVTTRLQQDPDIDEVITNGAQFALAAVKAVGKAGSKAKVATFDLNKDLVAAVRDGSVQFAVDQQPYLQGYLAVDALWLYKTNGNISGGGVAPVLTGPAFVTKANVADVTRFAAAGTR, from the coding sequence ATGAACACTCCCCTCCCCGCTCCCCCGTCTCCGGGATCCCTCAGATCCTTGCGCCTCGCCGCCCTGGCCGCGGCCTGCTGTCTCCTCCTGGCCGGCTGTTCCGGCGCCACGTCGTCCGGCTCGGACATGGACGCGGCGGGCCGGGCGGGCAACCGGATCAAGATCACCCTGGTCACCCATGGCGCCCAGGGCGACGCCTTCTGGGAACTGGTGCGCAAGGGCGCCGAGGCGGCGGCCGCCAAGGACGGCGTCGACCTGACCTACGCCAGCGACTCCGACGCCGCCGGACAGGCCGAGCTGGTGCGGGACGCGGTCGGTAACCGGGTCGACGGCATCGCCGTGACGCTGGCCAAACCGCAGGCCATGAAGAGTCCGGTGGCCGAGGCCAAGGCGGCCGGCATACCCGTGGTCGGCCTGAACTCTGGTATCGACGCCTGGCGTTCGGTGGGACTGCTGGAGCACTTCGGCCAGGACGAGAGCGTCGCGGGCCGCGCCGTCGGCGGCAAACTCGACGGTCTCGGTGCGAAACACGCCCTGTGCGTCATTCACGAGCGGGGCAACATCGCCCTGGAGGCGCGCTGCGCAGGGGTGAAGAAGGCGTTCACCGGCGAGACGGAGATGCTCTACGTCGACGGAACGGACATGGACGCGATGGCCTCCGCCGTCACCACCCGCCTTCAGCAGGACCCCGACATCGACGAAGTCATCACCAACGGCGCGCAGTTCGCGCTCGCCGCGGTGAAGGCCGTGGGGAAGGCGGGCAGCAAGGCCAAGGTCGCCACCTTCGACCTCAACAAGGACCTGGTCGCGGCCGTCCGCGACGGCAGCGTGCAGTTCGCGGTGGACCAACAGCCGTATCTCCAGGGCTACCTGGCCGTGGACGCGCTCTGGCTCTACAAGACCAACGGCAACATCAGCGGCGGCGGGGTGGCCCCCGTACTGACGGGCCCGGCCTTCGTCACGAAGGCCAACGTCGCCGACGTCACCCGCTTCGCCGCCGCCGGAACCCGCTGA